One segment of Pandoraea pnomenusa DNA contains the following:
- the nirB gene encoding nitrite reductase large subunit NirB, with the protein MGKPRLVVIGNGMAGIRTLEELLEIAPNQYDITVFGAEPHPNYNRILLSPVLAGEQSFADIVLNPLDWYAQKGITLHLGKEVTQIDRPRRVVRCADGTEAPYDRLLIATGSSPFILPVPGKDLAGVISYRDIRDTEIMIETARMKRHAVVIGGGLLGLEAANGLKLRGMDVTVVHLADTLLERQLDSTAGKLLQQSLEARGLAFRLSHQTSAILGDDNGHVRAVQFASGDEIPADLVVMAAGIRPNTSLAEAAGLHCSRGIVVSDTLQTYDPRIYAVGECVSHRGVAYGLVAPLFEQAKVCANHLALMGIGSYRGSVMSTKLKVTGIDLFSAGDFLGGEGTEEIVLSDPASGVYKKLVIRDDKLVGACLYGDTADGAWYFKLLREGRALGELRERIMFGESSVGDVGTQGQNRASAMADTDEVCGCNGVCKGTIVKAITEKGLFTLDEVKKHTKAASSCGSCAGLCEQILMSTLGSTYDAAPKEKAVCGCTDLSHADVRRAVREHRLTTHRAAFDFLEWRTPNGCATCRPALNYYMLSTWPKEAVDDPQSRFVNERVHANIQKDNTFSVVPQMKGGVTNPGELRRIADVADKYRIPMVKVTGGQRIDLLGVKKEDLVNVWRDLGMPSGHAYGKSIRTVKTCVGSEFCRFGTQNSTQMGIDLETMLANMWSPHKVKLAVSGCPRNCAEAGIKDVGVIAVDSGWELYVGGNGGIKTEVAQFLVKVKTAEEVKEYTGAFLQLYREEAYYLDRTVHYLARVGLDYVKQRVVNDAANRRALYERLLFALDGLPDPWKARIDGAQANEYRPLAAQGARSETEPATV; encoded by the coding sequence ATGGGCAAGCCTCGTCTGGTCGTCATCGGCAACGGCATGGCCGGCATTCGCACGCTCGAGGAGCTGCTCGAGATCGCGCCGAACCAGTACGACATCACCGTGTTCGGTGCCGAGCCACATCCGAACTACAACCGCATCCTGCTCTCGCCCGTGCTTGCGGGCGAGCAGTCGTTTGCCGACATCGTGCTCAATCCGCTCGACTGGTATGCGCAAAAGGGCATTACGCTGCATCTGGGCAAGGAGGTCACGCAGATCGACCGCCCGCGGCGCGTGGTGCGCTGCGCGGACGGTACCGAAGCCCCGTACGACCGACTGCTGATCGCGACCGGCTCCAGTCCGTTCATCCTGCCGGTGCCGGGCAAGGATCTGGCGGGCGTGATCAGCTATCGCGATATCCGCGACACGGAGATCATGATCGAGACGGCGCGCATGAAGCGCCATGCGGTCGTGATCGGCGGCGGCCTGCTCGGACTCGAGGCGGCCAACGGCCTGAAGCTGCGCGGCATGGACGTGACGGTCGTGCATCTGGCCGACACACTGCTCGAGCGCCAGCTCGACAGCACGGCGGGCAAACTGTTGCAGCAATCGCTCGAAGCCCGCGGCCTCGCTTTCCGGCTTTCGCACCAGACGTCGGCCATTCTCGGCGACGACAACGGCCACGTGCGTGCCGTGCAGTTCGCGAGCGGCGACGAAATCCCGGCCGATCTCGTGGTGATGGCCGCCGGCATCCGACCGAATACCTCGCTGGCCGAAGCCGCCGGGCTGCACTGCTCGCGCGGCATTGTCGTGTCCGACACGCTGCAAACCTACGATCCGCGCATCTATGCCGTGGGCGAATGCGTGAGTCACCGAGGCGTGGCGTACGGTCTCGTCGCGCCGTTGTTCGAACAGGCCAAGGTGTGCGCGAATCACCTCGCGCTCATGGGCATCGGCAGCTATCGCGGCTCGGTGATGTCGACCAAGCTCAAGGTCACCGGCATCGATCTGTTCTCGGCGGGCGACTTCCTGGGCGGCGAAGGCACGGAGGAGATCGTGCTGTCGGACCCGGCGAGCGGCGTGTACAAAAAACTCGTGATCCGCGACGACAAGCTGGTGGGCGCGTGCCTGTATGGCGACACCGCCGACGGCGCCTGGTACTTCAAGCTGCTGCGTGAGGGCCGCGCGCTGGGCGAGTTGCGCGAGCGCATCATGTTCGGCGAATCGAGCGTGGGCGACGTCGGTACGCAGGGACAGAACCGCGCGTCGGCCATGGCGGACACCGACGAGGTCTGCGGCTGCAATGGCGTGTGCAAGGGCACCATCGTGAAGGCCATCACCGAGAAGGGGCTCTTCACGCTCGACGAAGTGAAGAAGCACACCAAGGCGGCCAGTTCGTGCGGTTCGTGCGCCGGGCTGTGCGAGCAGATCCTGATGAGCACGCTGGGGTCGACCTACGACGCGGCGCCCAAGGAGAAGGCCGTGTGCGGCTGCACGGACCTCTCGCATGCCGACGTGCGCCGCGCCGTGCGCGAGCACCGGCTCACCACGCACCGCGCCGCGTTCGACTTTCTCGAATGGCGCACGCCGAACGGCTGCGCCACGTGCCGCCCGGCACTGAACTATTACATGTTGAGCACGTGGCCGAAGGAAGCCGTCGACGATCCGCAAAGCCGTTTCGTGAACGAGCGCGTGCACGCCAATATCCAGAAGGACAACACGTTCTCGGTCGTGCCGCAGATGAAGGGCGGCGTGACGAACCCCGGCGAGCTGCGTCGCATTGCCGACGTGGCGGACAAGTACCGGATTCCGATGGTCAAGGTCACCGGCGGCCAGCGCATCGATCTGCTCGGCGTGAAGAAGGAAGACCTCGTCAATGTCTGGCGCGATCTCGGCATGCCGTCGGGGCACGCCTACGGCAAGTCCATCCGCACGGTGAAGACCTGCGTGGGCAGCGAGTTCTGCCGCTTCGGCACGCAGAACAGCACGCAGATGGGGATCGACCTGGAGACGATGCTCGCGAACATGTGGTCGCCCCACAAGGTCAAGCTGGCGGTATCGGGCTGTCCGCGCAACTGCGCCGAGGCGGGCATCAAGGATGTGGGCGTGATTGCCGTCGATTCGGGATGGGAACTCTACGTGGGCGGCAACGGCGGCATCAAGACCGAAGTCGCGCAATTCCTCGTCAAGGTGAAGACGGCCGAGGAGGTCAAGGAGTACACCGGAGCGTTCCTCCAGCTTTACCGCGAGGAGGCCTATTACCTCGACCGCACCGTGCACTACCTCGCGCGCGTGGGACTCGACTACGTGAAGCAACGCGTGGTGAACGACGCAGCCAACCGTCGTGCACTCTACGAGCGCTTGCTGTTCGCGCTCGACGGTCTGCCCGATCCGTGGAAGGCCCGCATCGACGGTGCGCAGGCCAACGAATATCGACCGCTCGCGGCGCAGGGCGCGCGATCGGAAACCGAACCGGCGACGGTCTGA
- the nirD gene encoding nitrite reductase small subunit NirD, translated as MTQSRTIWLHVCDMGAIPRLGTRVLSHESGDIALFRTESDKVFALRDRCPHKGGALSLGIVHGEKVTCPLHAWNIDLATGEACAPDVGCAQRFAVRVEAGEVYVSLDAQAGGAADATALAAVV; from the coding sequence ATGACGCAATCCCGAACGATCTGGCTGCATGTGTGCGACATGGGCGCGATTCCGCGCCTCGGTACGCGGGTGCTCTCGCACGAGAGCGGCGATATTGCCCTGTTTCGCACCGAGAGCGACAAGGTGTTCGCGCTGCGCGACCGTTGTCCGCACAAGGGCGGGGCGCTCTCGCTGGGCATCGTGCACGGCGAGAAGGTGACGTGCCCGTTGCATGCCTGGAACATCGATCTGGCCACCGGAGAAGCCTGCGCCCCGGACGTGGGCTGCGCACAGCGCTTTGCCGTGCGCGTCGAGGCGGGCGAAGTGTATGTGTCGCTCGACGCGCAGGCCGGCGGGGCCGCCGACGCGACGGCGCTTGCCGCCGTCGTCTGA